Proteins co-encoded in one Ralstonia sp. RRA genomic window:
- a CDS encoding GGDEF domain-containing protein, producing the protein MDRRFGASVAIVLIPVLSLSCWLLGYAWLAYGRADDAARSFQALRAVLLTMEKVSAERGPTNGVLGEDLPLPAERTAALQRMRAASDERLAALLNALQPDHCPDCIADANAARQAQADLSRARQNVDNLVALPLPSRSNGALADAVDRMIGVIPEFMPIINARTANITRGDPDVLNCLTLARLAADLREYAGQLGSRFTSALAMRRKLTQREQLAIERTHGRIDQLRAMIETRIVRGSALDQQAMDTLNAQYFGDGLRYLEAVRAATSQPGGANVTTGQFAERYVPTMRAITDFRDNVLRLAEDDIRAHRGAMLWVLLGSAAAVLSVLGALAWMIVSFRRDVVRPFVNATRLIDAIASGNLSLHIPTSFTRREIRAMFEAIRVLRINSIERRRLELERAHLMQELARMAETDPLTQLLNRRAFEDQSIAMCKAPTPKAPLIALVMFDVDHFKRINDTYGHAVGDEALRTVARLCRTDGPAADLVARIGGEEFAVMVWADSLEQARSVAERLRRGIAEVTVPTGTDVPCRMTASFGVAVAQAVDHPTLESLLKRADRLLYEAKLAGRNRVMSDPPSPTHDLSAAAD; encoded by the coding sequence ATGGACAGGCGCTTCGGCGCCAGTGTCGCCATCGTCCTCATCCCGGTGCTCTCGCTCTCATGCTGGCTGCTCGGCTATGCATGGCTTGCCTATGGCCGGGCGGATGACGCCGCGCGCAGCTTCCAGGCGCTGCGCGCCGTACTGTTGACGATGGAGAAGGTCTCGGCCGAGCGCGGCCCCACCAACGGTGTGCTGGGCGAAGACCTGCCGCTGCCGGCCGAACGTACCGCCGCACTGCAACGCATGCGCGCCGCCAGCGATGAACGCCTCGCCGCGCTGCTCAACGCACTGCAACCCGATCACTGCCCCGACTGCATTGCCGACGCCAATGCCGCGCGCCAGGCGCAGGCCGACCTGTCCCGCGCGCGCCAGAACGTCGACAACCTCGTCGCCCTGCCCCTGCCGTCGCGCAGCAATGGTGCGCTGGCGGATGCGGTGGACCGCATGATCGGGGTGATTCCCGAATTCATGCCGATCATCAACGCACGCACGGCCAACATCACGCGCGGCGACCCCGACGTGCTCAACTGCCTGACACTGGCCCGGCTGGCCGCCGACCTGCGCGAGTACGCCGGCCAGCTCGGCTCGCGCTTCACCAGCGCGCTGGCCATGCGCCGCAAGCTGACGCAGCGTGAACAGCTCGCCATCGAGCGCACGCATGGCCGCATCGACCAGCTGCGCGCCATGATCGAGACGCGCATCGTGCGCGGGTCCGCGCTGGACCAGCAGGCCATGGACACGCTGAATGCACAGTACTTTGGCGACGGCCTACGCTATCTCGAAGCCGTGCGTGCCGCCACCAGCCAACCCGGCGGGGCGAACGTCACCACTGGCCAGTTCGCCGAGCGCTACGTGCCGACCATGCGCGCCATCACCGATTTCCGCGACAACGTGCTGCGCCTGGCCGAAGACGACATCCGCGCGCACCGGGGCGCCATGCTCTGGGTGCTGCTGGGCTCGGCGGCGGCCGTGCTGTCGGTGCTGGGGGCGCTGGCGTGGATGATCGTCTCGTTCCGCCGTGACGTGGTGCGGCCGTTCGTCAACGCCACGCGCCTGATCGATGCCATCGCAAGCGGCAACCTGAGCCTGCATATCCCGACCAGCTTCACGCGGCGCGAAATCCGCGCGATGTTCGAGGCGATCCGCGTACTGCGCATCAACAGCATCGAGCGGCGCCGGCTTGAACTGGAGCGCGCGCACCTGATGCAGGAACTCGCGCGCATGGCCGAGACCGACCCGCTCACCCAACTGCTGAACCGCCGCGCCTTTGAAGATCAGTCGATTGCGATGTGCAAGGCGCCCACACCCAAGGCGCCGCTCATCGCGCTGGTGATGTTTGACGTTGACCACTTCAAGCGCATCAACGACACCTACGGCCACGCCGTCGGTGACGAGGCACTGCGCACCGTCGCGCGCCTGTGCCGCACCGATGGCCCTGCAGCCGACCTGGTGGCACGCATTGGCGGCGAGGAATTCGCGGTGATGGTGTGGGCAGACAGCCTGGAGCAAGCACGCAGCGTGGCCGAGCGCCTACGCAGGGGCATTGCCGAGGTAACCGTACCGACCGGCACCGACGTGCCCTGCCGCATGACAGCCAGCTTTGGCGTGGCCGTGGCGCAGGCGGTGGACCACCCGACGCTGGAATCGCTGCTCAAACGTGCGGACCGCCTGCTGTATGAAGCCAAGCTGGCCGGACGCAACCGTGTGATGAGCGATCCGCCATCGCCTACGCACGACCTGTCGGCAGCGGCCGACTGA
- a CDS encoding MBL fold metallo-hydrolase codes for MSASPSPSAAPNTPAVSGTDRAFHNAARRPKTGFWAGLRLLWAFINKPAGTVPDQPVPTQALTREALLAAPDRSLFRLGHSTVLLKLRGVFWLTDPVFAERASPVQWLGPKRFHAPPIALADLPEIEAVILSHDHYDHLDRATVRTLAPKVKHFLTPLGVGDRLIDWGIAADKVRQLNWWESTTVGGLQFTATPAQHFSGRAPFDNNRTLWASWVMIDDDLRLFFSGDTGYFPGFKTIGERFGPFDLTLMETGAYDPRWAYVHMLPEQTVQAHLDLRGRRLVPIHNGTFDLAFHAWQDPFERIAAAARAHSVEVLTPTIGARLDMVQPGLTPAWWRARPEASPLAAEPSTAT; via the coding sequence ATGTCCGCTTCGCCCTCACCGTCTGCCGCCCCGAACACACCGGCCGTCTCCGGCACAGATCGCGCTTTCCACAACGCAGCCCGCCGACCCAAGACCGGTTTCTGGGCTGGGCTGCGTCTGTTGTGGGCCTTCATCAACAAGCCGGCAGGTACGGTGCCGGACCAACCGGTGCCAACCCAGGCGTTGACGCGTGAAGCCCTGCTCGCCGCGCCGGACCGCTCACTGTTCCGTCTCGGCCACTCGACCGTGCTGCTCAAACTGCGCGGGGTCTTCTGGCTGACCGATCCGGTCTTTGCGGAGCGTGCCTCGCCGGTGCAGTGGCTCGGCCCCAAGCGGTTCCACGCGCCGCCCATCGCACTGGCAGACCTGCCGGAGATCGAGGCGGTCATCCTCTCGCATGACCACTACGACCATCTGGACCGCGCGACCGTCCGCACGCTGGCGCCCAAGGTGAAGCACTTCCTCACGCCATTGGGCGTGGGCGATCGGCTGATCGATTGGGGCATCGCCGCCGACAAGGTGCGGCAGCTCAACTGGTGGGAATCGACCACGGTGGGCGGCCTGCAGTTCACCGCCACGCCGGCGCAGCACTTCTCGGGCCGCGCGCCGTTTGACAACAATCGCACGCTATGGGCGTCGTGGGTCATGATCGATGACGACCTGCGGCTCTTCTTCAGCGGCGACACCGGCTACTTCCCCGGCTTCAAGACCATCGGCGAACGCTTCGGGCCATTCGACCTGACCCTCATGGAAACCGGTGCCTACGACCCGCGCTGGGCGTACGTGCACATGCTGCCGGAGCAGACCGTTCAGGCGCATCTGGATTTGCGCGGGCGCCGGCTCGTGCCGATCCACAACGGCACGTTCGATCTGGCGTTCCACGCCTGGCAGGATCCGTTCGAACGCATTGCCGCAGCGGCGCGTGCTCACTCGGTGGAGGTGCTGACGCCAACCATCGGTGCGCGGCTCGACATGGTGCAGCCGGGCCTCACACCAGCCTGGTGGCGCGCCCGGCCCGAAGCATCGCCGCTGGCTGCCGAGCCTTCCACGGCAACCTGA
- a CDS encoding TetR/AcrR family transcriptional regulator, with the protein MAEKITSRKPRADAERNRQRLLDVAKVAFAQKGVSASLEEIAREAGLGIGTLYRHFPTREALIDEIYRDEGNRLVEAAHQLSAELAPLDAIQAWLLLFIGYLANKQIHADVLNCLISGQDDEGSDTLCTLSADAIVEALTLLMQRAREAGDIHQPIEPLELLCAIAGVATFGVDTDWEAGAKRLVGLMVSGLRNPMPV; encoded by the coding sequence GTGGCCGAGAAGATCACAAGCCGAAAACCCCGAGCCGATGCCGAACGCAACCGCCAACGTCTGCTGGACGTGGCCAAGGTGGCGTTTGCGCAGAAGGGGGTTTCCGCCAGCCTTGAAGAGATTGCGCGCGAGGCGGGCCTGGGGATCGGCACGCTGTACCGGCACTTTCCGACGCGCGAGGCGCTGATCGACGAGATCTACCGGGATGAAGGCAACCGGCTCGTTGAGGCTGCACATCAGCTGTCCGCTGAGCTCGCGCCCTTGGATGCCATTCAGGCGTGGCTACTCCTGTTCATCGGCTATCTGGCCAACAAGCAGATTCACGCCGACGTGCTCAACTGCCTAATCAGCGGCCAGGATGACGAGGGCAGCGACACGCTGTGCACCCTGTCTGCCGACGCGATCGTCGAGGCACTGACCTTGCTGATGCAGCGTGCAAGAGAGGCGGGTGACATCCATCAGCCGATCGAACCGCTTGAACTGCTGTGTGCCATCGCCGGTGTGGCCACGTTCGGCGTCGACACCGATTGGGAGGCCGGTGCGAAGCGCCTGGTTGGGCTGATGGTCTCTGGATTGCGCAACCCGATGCCCGTGTAA
- a CDS encoding AI-2E family transporter, whose product MDSGHDRQYFFYLLLFAVTVGLCWILSPFFGAVFWGGILAILFQPVQRWLVARFNKRRNLAAFVTLTLIILIVILPLLFVAITLVQEVAYVYQEIKNAQPNYSQYFQDAIHVLPTSIQQLLAKYGLANLPALQRKLSDGAAQISQFAATQALSIGQNTFQFVVSFGVMLYMVFFLLRDGGEIGRRVRRALPLDEAHKNLLLAKFTTVVRATVKGNIAVALVQGALGGFIFSVVGIQGVVLWGALMAFLSLLPAIGASIVWVPAALYFLATGELGKCAILVVFCVGVIGLVDNLLRPILVGKDTKMPDWVVLISTLGGMALFGINGFVIGPLVAALFMASWDIFARAGQAE is encoded by the coding sequence ATGGATAGCGGACACGACCGCCAGTACTTTTTCTACCTTCTGCTGTTCGCCGTCACCGTCGGGCTTTGCTGGATACTCTCGCCTTTTTTTGGGGCGGTGTTCTGGGGCGGCATCCTGGCGATCCTGTTCCAGCCCGTGCAGCGCTGGCTGGTCGCCCGGTTCAATAAGCGACGCAATCTGGCCGCGTTTGTCACGCTCACGCTCATCATCCTGATCGTGATCCTGCCGCTCTTGTTCGTGGCGATCACGCTCGTGCAGGAAGTGGCCTACGTCTATCAGGAAATCAAGAACGCGCAGCCCAACTATTCGCAGTACTTCCAGGACGCCATCCATGTACTGCCGACGTCGATCCAACAGTTGCTTGCCAAGTACGGTCTGGCCAACTTGCCCGCGCTCCAGCGCAAGCTTAGCGACGGTGCCGCGCAGATCAGCCAGTTTGCGGCCACCCAGGCGCTCAGCATCGGCCAGAACACGTTCCAGTTTGTCGTCAGCTTTGGCGTGATGCTGTACATGGTGTTCTTCCTGCTGCGCGACGGCGGCGAGATCGGCCGTCGCGTGCGCCGCGCGCTGCCGCTTGATGAAGCGCATAAGAACCTGTTGCTGGCCAAGTTCACGACGGTCGTGCGCGCCACCGTGAAGGGCAACATCGCAGTGGCGCTCGTGCAGGGTGCACTGGGCGGCTTCATCTTCTCGGTCGTGGGTATCCAGGGCGTCGTGCTGTGGGGTGCACTGATGGCATTTCTGTCGCTGCTGCCCGCGATTGGCGCGAGCATTGTCTGGGTGCCGGCCGCGCTGTACTTCCTGGCGACGGGCGAACTGGGGAAATGCGCGATCCTCGTGGTGTTCTGCGTGGGCGTGATCGGGCTCGTGGACAACCTGCTGCGCCCGATCCTCGTCGGCAAGGACACGAAGATGCCCGACTGGGTCGTGCTGATCTCAACACTGGGCGGGATGGCGCTATTCGGCATCAACGGCTTCGTGATCGGGCCACTCGTCGCCGCGCTGTTCATGGCGAGCTGGGACATCTTTGCGCGCGCCGGGCAGGCCGAGTGA
- a CDS encoding alpha/beta hydrolase: MKALSYAIRAAAVAFSAVALSSNAAAAAPVKNIVLVHGYFADGSGWQAVAKILMRDGYQVSVVQQPETSFDEDVKATTRVVEAQDGPSILVGHSYGGAVITEAGNHEKVAGLVYVAAFQPDTGESPLDLTKKMPPATQAIKPTPDGYLYFDPAAFPADFAADVPAAEAKFMAISQVTPAAQSFGVPIKQAAWRTKPSWALVATADRAINPDLERFMTSRAGSKTIEIKNASHVAYISHPAEVAKLIEQAAKQSIKN; the protein is encoded by the coding sequence ATGAAAGCCCTCTCATACGCAATCCGCGCCGCCGCAGTCGCCTTCTCAGCAGTGGCGCTTAGCTCGAACGCCGCGGCCGCCGCGCCCGTCAAGAACATCGTGCTGGTGCACGGTTACTTTGCCGATGGGTCAGGCTGGCAGGCCGTGGCCAAGATTCTCATGCGCGATGGCTACCAGGTCTCCGTCGTGCAGCAACCCGAGACGTCGTTCGATGAAGACGTGAAGGCCACCACCCGCGTGGTTGAGGCGCAGGACGGCCCCAGCATTCTGGTCGGCCATAGCTACGGTGGCGCCGTCATCACGGAGGCCGGCAACCATGAGAAGGTGGCGGGTCTGGTCTATGTAGCCGCGTTCCAGCCCGACACCGGCGAAAGCCCGCTCGACCTGACCAAGAAGATGCCGCCCGCCACCCAGGCCATCAAGCCGACGCCCGATGGCTATCTGTACTTTGACCCGGCGGCCTTCCCCGCGGACTTTGCCGCCGACGTGCCCGCCGCTGAAGCCAAGTTCATGGCGATCTCGCAGGTGACACCGGCTGCGCAGTCGTTTGGCGTGCCGATCAAGCAGGCTGCCTGGAGGACGAAGCCGAGCTGGGCGCTCGTGGCCACTGCGGACCGTGCGATCAATCCTGACCTGGAGCGCTTCATGACCTCACGCGCCGGCAGCAAGACGATCGAGATCAAGAACGCCAGCCACGTCGCCTACATCTCGCATCCGGCTGAAGTGGCGAAGCTCATTGAGCAGGCCGCAAAGCAATCCATCAAAAACTGA
- a CDS encoding AraC family transcriptional regulator, with protein MVDHYIATGDVELLDMVTTGEIFTLYLTPRVKTEVRMEGRGWSTMHLRTPLAFVAPGFYFAGRISMPIEWVNIHFDPSWLAQSGLQTNGKAGDAALRYDLSDALLMQIVRSIHEDALAGMPLGPMYAEALGAAALRRMTYLESRPRPREYAHAPMMQKAVEYIQDKFRDELTLQMVANAVDYPGDLYSFIRSFKKAHGLTPHQYIIESRLQAARTLITSGQCDVTEAAFTCGFSTASHFSATFRKRWGVSPSELKPGPAILTRAEARESTDR; from the coding sequence ATGGTCGACCACTACATCGCCACTGGCGACGTCGAACTCCTGGACATGGTGACCACCGGGGAGATATTCACTCTCTATCTGACGCCACGGGTCAAAACGGAAGTTCGAATGGAGGGGCGAGGGTGGAGCACGATGCACCTTCGAACGCCGCTGGCGTTTGTCGCACCGGGGTTCTACTTTGCTGGCCGAATATCAATGCCCATCGAGTGGGTGAACATCCACTTTGATCCGTCATGGCTGGCCCAGTCAGGTCTGCAGACGAATGGGAAGGCTGGCGATGCTGCGCTCCGGTATGACCTGAGCGATGCGCTACTCATGCAGATCGTCCGATCGATTCATGAAGACGCGCTCGCGGGAATGCCGCTGGGGCCGATGTATGCGGAAGCGCTGGGAGCCGCTGCCCTGCGCCGCATGACGTATCTGGAATCGCGCCCGCGGCCGAGGGAATACGCGCACGCGCCGATGATGCAAAAAGCCGTTGAGTACATCCAGGACAAGTTCCGAGATGAATTGACGCTCCAGATGGTTGCCAATGCAGTGGACTATCCGGGCGATCTCTATTCGTTCATCCGAAGCTTCAAGAAAGCCCACGGCCTGACGCCGCATCAATACATTATCGAGAGCCGCCTGCAGGCCGCGCGCACCCTGATCACCAGCGGGCAATGCGATGTGACCGAGGCCGCGTTCACCTGCGGCTTCTCGACCGCCAGCCACTTCTCTGCGACGTTCCGCAAGCGGTGGGGTGTGTCTCCTTCCGAGCTCAAGCCGGGCCCTGCGATCCTCACGCGAGCGGAAGCGAGAGAATCCACAGACCGCTGA
- a CDS encoding DUF6765 family protein has protein sequence MQPHASRLLKLSTLSLLAALAVPLTCNAFESDVHFGLTYWLAKKAGFAAGEAEAIAIANQRLDAGSIEYMTSPLQFACLSRYAPDAVDSQARHYPSASKTPAPAQARPVAAGGSASQSTVDAALKRADGDKAAFMLGEFGRSLHALQDSWAHQGTPSVPDWSRHGIACDANLAMAAPLDRGAPQSHDADLTWRWPADVEAMAKATYAQMLKYPSINGVRRTALTWEQVKPALAGFTSARTKRAKSEWFAANEVADTSFLDGTSLPDGPQWEARRWKGRRDVPTPMAPTAQFGVDKALIDFYSSFFSDWVTTSPVDKRWLSALATGRNHQPDDTLVDQLIGWRLRDHGSYLAFEAQSQPARGASSPLRQRAAFEVFKSLNSAVLPLILEGDKPSPILPFLVFALPDSADGKKQAVALIKLLDAPYDTIGVLAEKRSGSDWKITGLISSADY, from the coding sequence ATGCAGCCCCACGCATCACGACTCCTGAAACTCTCCACGTTGTCATTGCTCGCCGCACTTGCCGTTCCGCTGACATGCAATGCCTTCGAGTCCGACGTGCACTTCGGGCTGACGTACTGGCTAGCAAAGAAAGCGGGGTTCGCAGCTGGCGAAGCGGAGGCGATTGCGATTGCGAATCAGCGCCTCGATGCAGGGTCGATCGAATACATGACGTCCCCGTTGCAGTTTGCGTGCCTGTCGCGCTACGCGCCCGACGCTGTGGACAGCCAGGCTCGGCACTATCCAAGCGCAAGCAAAACGCCGGCGCCCGCGCAGGCCCGGCCGGTGGCGGCAGGAGGCTCCGCCTCGCAATCCACGGTGGACGCAGCGCTCAAGCGCGCCGACGGAGACAAGGCCGCATTCATGCTCGGCGAGTTCGGGCGCTCACTCCATGCGCTGCAGGATTCGTGGGCACATCAGGGCACGCCTTCCGTGCCAGATTGGAGCCGCCACGGCATCGCGTGCGACGCCAATCTCGCCATGGCCGCGCCGCTTGATCGTGGCGCGCCGCAGAGTCACGATGCAGACTTGACCTGGCGTTGGCCCGCCGACGTGGAAGCGATGGCGAAGGCCACGTACGCGCAGATGCTGAAGTACCCGAGCATCAATGGAGTACGCAGAACCGCGTTGACCTGGGAGCAGGTCAAACCCGCGCTCGCAGGCTTCACCAGTGCACGAACGAAGCGTGCCAAGTCTGAGTGGTTCGCCGCGAACGAGGTTGCAGATACATCGTTTCTCGACGGAACCAGCCTGCCGGACGGCCCCCAGTGGGAGGCACGCCGTTGGAAAGGCCGGCGCGATGTTCCAACACCCATGGCGCCGACAGCGCAATTCGGTGTGGACAAGGCGCTCATCGATTTCTACTCAAGCTTCTTCAGCGATTGGGTCACCACGTCACCGGTCGACAAGCGCTGGTTGTCCGCACTCGCCACCGGGCGCAACCATCAGCCCGACGACACGCTGGTCGATCAACTGATCGGATGGCGGCTACGGGATCACGGAAGCTACCTTGCCTTCGAAGCGCAGTCGCAACCGGCACGCGGTGCGTCGTCACCGCTTCGCCAGCGCGCCGCGTTCGAGGTATTCAAGTCATTGAACAGCGCCGTGCTGCCGCTCATCTTGGAAGGGGATAAGCCGTCGCCGATCCTGCCCTTCCTTGTGTTTGCGCTGCCAGATTCGGCTGACGGGAAAAAACAAGCCGTAGCACTGATCAAGCTGCTCGATGCGCCCTACGACACCATTGGCGTGCTCGCCGAGAAGCGCAGTGGATCTGACTGGAAGATCACAGGGTTGATCTCATCGGCGGACTACTGA
- a CDS encoding DUF485 domain-containing protein, with protein sequence MQDGLVAKIAAHPKYAQLKRRRNALGLFLTVAMLVVYYGYIALIAFNKPFLAKPVSAGVMSVGVPVGMAVIAFTVVITGLYVRRANNEYDQLTQDILQDVAK encoded by the coding sequence ATGCAGGATGGTTTGGTAGCAAAAATTGCGGCGCATCCGAAATATGCGCAGCTCAAGCGCCGGCGCAATGCGCTCGGCCTCTTTCTGACGGTGGCGATGCTGGTCGTGTACTACGGCTACATCGCGCTGATCGCATTCAACAAGCCGTTCCTCGCCAAGCCCGTGAGCGCGGGTGTGATGAGTGTCGGCGTGCCGGTCGGCATGGCGGTGATTGCTTTCACCGTCGTCATCACCGGCCTCTACGTGCGCCGCGCAAACAACGAATACGATCAACTGACGCAGGACATCCTGCAGGACGTCGCCAAATGA
- a CDS encoding cation acetate symporter produces the protein MKKTLSMMLVALLAAGACGVTIAAGGDVGETAKQATNTTAIVLFALFVAGTLWITKWAASRTRSAADFYNAGGGITGFQNGLAISGDYMSAASFLGISAAVMTSGYDGLIYSIGFLVGWPIITFLMAERLRNLGKFTFADVAGYRFEQGPIRSFAAIGTLVVVAFYLIAQMVGAGQLIKLLFGLDYWVAVVIVGALMMVYVLFGGMTATTWVQIIKACLLLAGVTFMAIMVLAQYGFSPEALFAKAVEVKTAIATNAGKSPDDATKIGLSVMSPGGFIKDPISAISFGMALMFGTAGLPHILMRFFTVPDAKEARKSVFWATTWIGYFYVLIFIIGFGAITLVLTNPELSDIAKGVIKGGAGTANMAAVLVAKTVGGDVFYGFISAVAFATILAVVAGLTLSGASAVSHDLYATVFKNGKANSADELKVSRITTLVLGVIAVLLGIAFEKQNIAFMVSLAFAVAASANFPVLFLSMLWKGCTTRGAVIGGFLGLISSVGLTIVSPSVWEATLGYPKGSAWFPYTSPALFSMTIGFVGVWLFSVLDTSARAKAEKASFDAQQVRSETGLGAAGASSH, from the coding sequence ATGAAGAAGACGCTTTCCATGATGCTGGTGGCGCTGCTGGCCGCCGGTGCCTGCGGTGTCACCATCGCAGCGGGCGGTGATGTTGGCGAGACGGCCAAGCAGGCAACCAACACCACGGCCATCGTGCTGTTTGCGCTGTTCGTGGCCGGCACGCTGTGGATCACCAAGTGGGCGGCCTCGCGCACGCGCTCTGCGGCGGATTTCTACAATGCCGGCGGCGGCATCACCGGTTTTCAGAACGGCCTGGCGATCTCGGGCGACTACATGTCGGCCGCGTCCTTCCTGGGGATTTCTGCTGCCGTGATGACCTCCGGTTACGACGGCCTGATCTACTCCATCGGCTTCCTGGTCGGCTGGCCGATCATCACGTTCCTGATGGCCGAGCGACTGCGCAATCTGGGCAAATTCACTTTTGCCGATGTGGCGGGCTACCGCTTTGAACAGGGCCCGATCCGCAGCTTTGCCGCCATTGGCACGCTGGTGGTAGTGGCTTTCTACCTGATCGCACAGATGGTGGGCGCCGGGCAGCTCATCAAGCTGCTGTTCGGTCTGGACTACTGGGTGGCGGTGGTCATCGTTGGTGCGCTGATGATGGTCTACGTGCTGTTTGGCGGCATGACTGCAACGACCTGGGTGCAGATCATCAAGGCGTGCCTGCTGCTGGCCGGCGTGACGTTCATGGCCATCATGGTGTTGGCGCAGTACGGCTTCAGCCCCGAAGCGCTGTTCGCCAAGGCTGTCGAAGTGAAGACTGCCATCGCCACCAATGCCGGCAAGTCGCCGGACGATGCCACCAAGATCGGCCTGTCGGTGATGTCGCCGGGCGGCTTCATCAAAGATCCAATCTCGGCCATCTCGTTCGGCATGGCGTTGATGTTCGGCACCGCTGGGCTGCCGCACATCCTGATGCGCTTCTTCACAGTGCCGGACGCCAAGGAAGCACGCAAATCGGTGTTCTGGGCCACCACCTGGATCGGCTACTTCTACGTCCTGATCTTCATCATCGGTTTTGGTGCGATCACGCTGGTGCTGACCAATCCGGAGCTCTCCGATATCGCCAAGGGTGTGATCAAGGGCGGTGCAGGTACGGCCAACATGGCTGCGGTTCTGGTCGCCAAGACGGTGGGCGGTGATGTGTTCTACGGCTTCATCTCGGCCGTGGCCTTTGCAACGATCCTTGCGGTGGTGGCGGGGCTCACGCTGTCTGGCGCCTCGGCGGTGTCGCACGATCTCTACGCTACCGTCTTCAAGAACGGCAAGGCCAACAGTGCGGACGAGCTGAAGGTGTCGCGCATCACCACGCTGGTGCTGGGTGTGATTGCCGTGCTGCTGGGCATCGCCTTCGAGAAGCAGAACATCGCATTCATGGTGTCGCTGGCCTTTGCGGTGGCGGCGTCGGCCAACTTCCCGGTGTTGTTCCTGTCGATGCTGTGGAAGGGCTGCACCACGCGTGGCGCGGTCATCGGCGGGTTCCTGGGGCTGATCTCGTCGGTGGGGCTGACGATTGTGTCGCCGTCGGTGTGGGAAGCCACGCTGGGGTATCCGAAGGGCTCGGCGTGGTTCCCGTACACCTCGCCGGCGCTGTTCTCGATGACGATCGGTTTTGTGGGCGTGTGGCTGTTCTCGGTGCTGGATACCAGCGCGCGTGCCAAGGCTGAAAAGGCCTCCTTCGATGCGCAGCAAGTGCGTTCGGAAACAGGCCTTGGTGCCGCGGGCGCTTCGAGCCACTAA
- a CDS encoding saccharopine dehydrogenase NADP-binding domain-containing protein → MTAPDHDLVVFGATSFVGQILTRYLAEQFSGQAETLRWAIAGRSEAKLNELKRSLGAAGAALPIIVADAANEAQLRALCAQTRVVVSTVGPYALYGEPLVKVCAESGTDYCDLTGETQWIKRMIEKYEATAQQSGARIVHCCGFDSVPSDMGVYFLQQQAMQQWGTPATHVKMRVKTLKGGASGGTVASLINVVQEAAADPALRRELANPYALCPNGHGFTARQHSARGAAFDTDFDAWIAPFVMAAINERVVHRSNALSGNAYGNQFTYDEAVITGSGLQGRLRAVTMVAGLGAFMVGIVIKPTRLLMERFLLPKPGEGPSPAAQLAGRYDLRFFARTDDGKTLRVKVTGDRDPGYGSTGKMLGQAAASLALDHVKDGIKTGRPGGFWTPATMFDDRFIARLTRNAGLRFERL, encoded by the coding sequence ATGACTGCCCCGGACCATGACCTCGTCGTGTTTGGCGCCACCAGTTTTGTCGGCCAGATCCTGACCCGCTACCTGGCTGAGCAGTTCTCGGGCCAGGCGGAAACCCTGCGCTGGGCCATTGCGGGCCGATCTGAAGCGAAGCTCAACGAGCTCAAGCGCTCACTGGGTGCAGCGGGTGCCGCCCTGCCCATCATCGTCGCGGATGCGGCCAACGAAGCCCAGTTGCGCGCGTTATGTGCGCAGACCCGGGTGGTGGTGTCCACGGTGGGTCCTTACGCGCTCTATGGCGAGCCCTTGGTCAAGGTCTGCGCGGAAAGCGGCACCGACTATTGCGACCTCACTGGCGAGACCCAGTGGATCAAACGGATGATCGAGAAGTACGAGGCGACCGCGCAGCAATCGGGCGCACGCATCGTCCATTGCTGTGGCTTCGACTCGGTACCGTCGGACATGGGTGTCTACTTCCTGCAGCAACAGGCGATGCAGCAATGGGGCACGCCGGCCACCCACGTAAAGATGCGCGTCAAGACGCTCAAGGGCGGCGCATCGGGCGGCACCGTGGCCAGCCTGATCAACGTGGTGCAGGAGGCTGCCGCCGACCCCGCCTTGCGCAGGGAGCTGGCCAACCCGTATGCCCTCTGCCCCAACGGACATGGCTTCACGGCACGCCAGCACTCCGCGAGGGGCGCGGCATTCGATACCGATTTCGATGCGTGGATCGCGCCCTTTGTCATGGCGGCCATCAACGAGCGTGTGGTGCACCGCTCCAATGCGTTGTCCGGCAACGCCTATGGCAACCAGTTCACGTATGACGAAGCGGTGATCACCGGCAGCGGCCTGCAAGGCCGCCTGCGAGCCGTGACGATGGTCGCCGGCCTGGGGGCGTTCATGGTGGGCATCGTCATCAAGCCCACACGACTCTTGATGGAGCGCTTCCTGCTGCCCAAACCCGGCGAAGGCCCCAGCCCAGCGGCCCAATTGGCGGGCCGCTACGACCTCCGCTTCTTTGCGCGCACCGACGACGGCAAGACCTTGCGCGTGAAAGTGACGGGGGATCGCGATCCGGGCTACGGCTCCACCGGCAAGATGCTGGGCCAGGCGGCAGCCAGCCTCGCGCTGGACCATGTCAAGGACGGCATCAAGACCGGGCGGCCCGGCGGCTTCTGGACACCGGCCACGATGTTCGATGACCGCTTCATCGCGCGCCTGACCCGCAACGCAGGCTTGCGCTTCGAGCGGCTATGA